The region ATCGACCTGGCCGAACGTATACAGCTGCTCGAGGAAGATGTCTTTCAGACCAGTCTCTTCCTCGAGCTCGCGGCGTGCTGCTTTCTCTAACGTTTCGTCGACATGCACAAAACCGCCAGGCAGCGCCCATTGCCCTTGAAATGGTTTCAAGTCTCGCTCGATCAGCATCACCATCAAGTCTTCTTCGTCCAAAGCGAAGACAACGATATCGACCGTCAACGCGGCTCGCGGGTATTCGTACTGAAACTTCTTGCTGGTCATCAGGTTCCTTACCTCAGTCGGTCAACTGCGACCCTCGCATTTCGTGAATCATCTGGTCACGCAGTTCGTGCAGACCAATATCGAGCCCGACGGGGTATTCGTGCGGGTTCATAAATCGGCGAATCGTCGGGTGGACTTCGGCGATCTGAAGCAGTGCTCGCTCACGAATCGTTTCGAGCGATTCCTTTTCCGCGGTTCGTTTCCCCTCACGAAGAATCGGTTGCAACAGATCGACGGCGTCCGCTTCGTGGGCCAAACGCTTTCGCCGGGTCGTATCTTTCGAGTCAACAATCACCGCCCGCGGATCGACGCCACGGTTTTCGTCGAACACCATGTCGCCGATCATGCCTCGCTCGGTGCGATAACGACGCACTTGCAGCATGCCGGGTATCGACGTTTTGATCGCTTGCTCCGAAAGCTTGACCTTGGGCTCCCATGTTCCGTCGGGTCGCTGCATGGCGGCTAGTTTATAAACGCCTCCGAGTGCTGGCTGATCGTAGGCGGTGGCCAGTTTCGTACCGACACCCCACACGGCGATTTGAGCCCCTTGGTTTTTAAGGCTTTCCATAATGTTCTCGTTCAAGTCGTTCGACGCCACGATGGTGGCCTGCGGAAAACCTGCTTCGTCCAGGATCTTTCGCGCCTCGATGCTAAGGTAAGCCAGGTCGCCTGAGTCGAGCCGGATGCCAACCATCTCGTGTCCTCGCTGCCGGAGCCTCTTGCCGACTTCGCACGCTTGCCGCACCCCGTCGAGGGTATCGTAGGTGTCGGCCAGGAAGACACAGTTGTTCGGCATCACCTCCGCGTATTTTTCAAACGCTTCCATTTCCGTATCGAACGACATGACCCAGCTGTGGGCGTGGGTTCCTTTGACCGGAATGCCATACAGTTTGCCCGCGAGAACGTTCGAGGTAGCCGACGCGCCGCCGATGTAGGCGGCGCGACTTGCCGAGATCGCCCCGTCGATTCCTTGAGCCCGACGCAAACCGAACTCTAAGACCGGATCGTTCCCCGCCGCCGCGCGGATTCGCGATGCTTTCGTAGCAATCAACGTCTGAAAGTTGATCATGTTCAACAGCGGCGTTTCCAGCAGCTGGCACTGCATGATCGGCCCTCGCACACGAAGCATAGGCTCTTGACCAAACGCCACGGTTCCTTCCGGCATCGCGTCGACATCGACGGTCAGCTTGAGCGACGTTAACGCGTCGAGAAAGTCAGGCTCGAACAGCGGTTGATCATCGTTGCCGGTCAACTCGGCGAGATACTCCGCATCGGACGAATCGAAACGGAACGACTCGAGGTATTCCACCGCTTGCTCCAGCCCCGCGGCAATGGCATAGCCACCACCAAAGGGAGGCTTGCGGAAGAAGAGATGAAACACCGCGTGCTGGTCGGCACGTCCCAGCTTCCAATAGCCATACGCCATGGTCAGCTGATAAAGATCGGTTAACAGGGCCAACGGGGGCCGATAAAGCTTACTGAGCATTTTAGCCTCGCTTTCTTAGTGTAGTTTATACACTATCCATAAATTGTCAACACGAATCCCCACCAACTGGTGCCTTTCGACGGCCGTTTATTGTGAGCAATGGCGATCGGTGGGGACAGGAAAATTTCACGCGGCATCATTTCGCTAGAGAAGCCGTATCCCCGATGGGAATTCAGCGAACGTTCCTTATGATGGAATATCGACGCAAGTTGGTCCCTCCTCCCACGGCTGAATTGACATCCCTATGCACTCCGCAACAGCTTCGCCCGCCCCTTCTTCTGAAATGACGTCTGCCTTGGAAGCTTTACGCGGTAAGCTGCGCGGCGAGCTTCATACGGGGTCGCTCATGCGGCGACTCTATGCGACCGATGCGTCCGCCTATCAGCAAATGCCGCTTGCGGTCGCAATTCCGGAAACGAAAGAAGACATCCGGCAGCTGATCCTGTTCGCCAACGAGCACGAAGTCGGCCTCATTCCTCGCACGGCCGGAACATCCCTGGCTGGGCAAGTGGTTGGTAGCGGGATTGTCGTCGATGTGTCGCGGCACTTCACGCAGATATTAGAGATCGATGCCGAGCAGCGCACCGTTTGGGTCGAGCCGGGCGTGATCCGCAACGAATTGAACTTGGCCGTCAAACCGCACGGGATGCTGTTCGGTCCGGAAACCTCCACGCAAAACCGAGCGATGATCGGCGGCATGGTGGGGAACAACTCGTGCGGCTCCAACTCGATCAAGTATGGCAGTACCCGGGAACACCTGCTGGAGATCGAAGGCTTCCTGGCCGATGGCTCCGAAGTGACATTCGGTGAACTGACGGCCGAGCAGTTCGCTGCAAAGTGCGACGGTCCCGACACGCTCGAGACTGCCATCTACCGTCAGATCCGCGAGATGCTTTCCGATGCGGACAACCGCGCCGAGATCGAACGCGAATTCCCTAAGTCTTCCATTCCGCGCCGCAACACCGGCTACGCGATCGATCTGTTAATGGACGCCGAGGTCTTCGGGGGTGGCAGCGAAAAGAAGTTTAACTTCTGTAAGCTGGTCGCCGGAAGCGAAGGAACGCTCTTCTTTGCCACGAAGATTAAGCTGAACTGTCTGCCACTTCCGCCTCCAGTCAGCGGGCTACTATGTGCCCACTTCAAAACGGTTGACGCATCGCTTCGCGCTACACAAATTGCCGTGCAACACGACTGCTATGCCTGTGAACTGATCGACCATTTCATTCTGGAATGCACCGAGCGAAGTATCGAGCACCGCGCCAATCGTTTCTTCGTGCAAGGAAAGCCCGGCGCGATCATCGTTGTGGACATTCGCGGCGAGACCGAGCAAGAGGTCCAAGCAGTCTGCGATCAGATAACGGCTGAGATGCAAGCGGAAGGACTTGGCTATGCGTATCCTGTCTTGTTTGGTGAAGATACCGAACGAATCTGGGATCTTCGCAAAGCTGGCCTGGGACTGCTCGGCAACATGCCAGGCGACGCCAAACCGGCCCCCGTGGTGGAAGACACGTGCGTCGATGTCGATGACTTGCCAGAGTATATCGCTGAGTTCAATCGTCGCCTGAAGGAACGGTTCGGCCTCGAGTGCGTGCATTATGCCCATGCCGGGAGCGGCGAGATTCACCTGCGTCCGGTGATCAATATGAAGACGCCGGAAGGAAACCAGCAGTTTCGTGATGTGGCCCAAACCATCGCCGACTTAGTGAAAGAGTATCGAGGATCTCTCAGCGGCGAACATGGTGATGGTCGTTTACGAGGTGAATTTCTCCGGCAAATGATCGGCGAAAAGAACTACGAGCTTGTTTGCCGCGTCAAGAAAGCATGGGACCCGAAAGGGATCTTCAACCCGAACAAAATCGTCGACACTCCGCCGATGAACAGTTCGCTGCGGTACACTCCGGGGCAAAAGCCACGCCAACCAGAGACGCTGTTTGACTTCTCTTCCAACTTCGGCATCTTGGGCGCCGCCGAGATGTGCAACGGTTCCGGCGACTGCCGCAAGACCCACTTAGCCGGCGGAACGATGTGCCCCAGCTACATGGCAACGCGCAACGAAAAGCACACCACGCGGGCACGCGCGAACACGCTGCGGCAGGTCATCACCGAGTCGGACGAGGCGAATCCGTTTATTAGCGAAGACCTTTACGAGGTGATGGATCTTTGTCTTTCCTGCAAAGGCTGCAAGAAGGAATGTCCTTCAACCGTCGATATGGCAAAACTGAAAGCGGAGTCGCAGCAGCATTACTACGATGCCCATGGCGTCCCGCGCCATGCGAAGCTGATTGCAGACTTTGTAAGTAAACAAAAGCTGGCGGCCAAGTTGCCGTGGCTCTGGAACTTTCTCTTCGGTACCCCGGCCATTCGCAAAGTGATGAACCGCCTGACCGGATTTCATCCGGAGCGAACCATTCCGCTGCTTCCCAAGCAAACGCTCGCCGCATGGCATGCCAAACACAAACCGCACCCCAATGCCGGTAGTGTCGGACGCGTGTTGTTCTTCAACGACGAGTTCACCAATTTCCACGATCCCCACATCGGCATCGCGGCAATTCAACTCCTCGAGCAACTCGGCTACGAGGTGACGCTTCCCCAGCTCGAAGAGAGTGGCCGAACGTGGCTTTCCAAGGGACTGTTGCGAGAAGCGAAAACGCGGATCGATGCCAACCTTCGCGTGCTGAAAGATGCCATGCGCGATGGCATCCGAATGGTTGGAGTCGAACCGTCGACGATATTAACGTTCCGCGATGAAACGTTGGAACTTGCCGATCGATCGCTTCGGCCGGTCGCGCACGAGATCGCTTCCCGCTGCTTGATGCTGGAAGAGTTCCTTGTCGAAGAGAAGCAAGCAGGACGCGTTCGCAGCGATACGTTCACCGACGAAGCGAAGACCGTTTATCTGCACGGGCATTGCTTCCAGAAAGCACTCGCTGGGCAATCGGCCAGCATCGCGGCGCTCGGCTTACCGGCCAACTACACCGTTAAAACGATCCCGAGCGGCTGCTGCGGAATGGCTGGATCGTTTGGCTACGAAACCGAACATTACGACGTCTCGATGAAAATTGGCGAATTGATCCTTTTCCCACGTGTGAGGGATTTGCCGGACGAGGTTTTGATCGCCGCGCCAGGGACGTCTTGTCGGCATCAAATCCATGATGGAACGGCTCGCAAAGCACTCCATCCAGCCGAGATTTTGTGGCAATCGGTTCGGAAAGAAGTAGAAAATCGCGCGTAAACAGGCTCAATTTCTGAAGATTCTATTCTTATTTTGTGTCACGCCGTTTTCTATTTTGTTGCAATCGACGCCCGTGCCCTATCGATATCGCGGGCCATCTGCTTGAGTTGATCCTATAACGCCGTTTCCGATGGCAATCCGCAAACTATTGCATCGCATGTGGGTTTGCCTAGAATTATCGCACCACCGGTAACTCTTGCAGGTACCGTCCCCTCATGAACTGCCCCTCCGACTGAATATCATTCCGCAGGCTCCTTCGCCGCAAGGGGTCTCAAATCTCTTAAAGCATATCGAATGAAACTGTCTCGCGCCGCGTCGATTGGTTTGTTGATTGCCTCTGCTGGGTTTCTTTCAGCGGCCGAAGTCGACTTTGTTAAAGATGTCGCTCCCATTCTGGAGATGAACTGCGTCTCTTGCCATTCGGGCGACGAGCCAGCTGGCGACTATTTGCTCACCACCAAAGAAGACGCGTTCGAGTCAGGTAGCGGTGGCGCCATTTTGCCGGAATCGCCGGACGACAGCATGTTTTACACCATGACGGTGCTGCCGCGTACGGACGAACAGCTGATGCCGCCGCTTCGATCTGGCGGGCCACTCTCCAAAGGACAAACCAACATCCTGAAGCAGTGGATCGAAGAAGGGGCCAAGTGGCCGGAAGATGTCACGCTGAAAGCCAAGCCGAAAGTCGGCCCCAAGTTCGCTTCGCCTGACGACTTTGAATTGGTCAAACAGATCCACGCCAAGATCACCGCTCAAGCAAAGAAAGAGCAGGGTGAGCCGGCCAACTATAAGAATGTCATTCCCGTCACCGAAGTCGAATACGAAATGATCGCCATCCCAGGTGGCGAATTCGTTATGGGCAGCGCCGAGAACGAACCGTTTCGTCGCTCGGATGAAGGGCCGCAAACCAAAGTGGCTGTCAGCCCGTTCTGGATGGGCAAATGCGAAGTGACTTGGGACGAGTACGAACCGTTCATGATCACCCAGGTCGATCGCCGCAAAGATGGATCGCGAATCGACTACGACACCAAGCAGCACACCGATGTCGACGCGGTCAGTCAGCCGACACCTCCTTATACCGAAATGAGTTTCGGCATGGGGCAGCATGGCTATCCGGCCATTAGCATGACGCAGCATGCGGCGAACAAGTATTGCCAGTGGCTTAGTGCTCAGACAGGACATTTCTATCGCTTGCCCACCGAAGCGGAATGGGAATATGCGTGCCGTGCTGGGACCGAAACGGCCTATTCGTTTGGCGACGATGTCGATCAGCTGACGAAGTACGGATGGTTTTACGACAATGCGAACGAAAAATATCAAAAAGTCGGGCTAAAAAAGGCAAATCCATGGGGACTGCATGATATGCACGGCAACGTCATGGAATGGTGTGCCGATCAATATTCGCCGGAGTACTTCGAGAAGATTCAGGACGAGACGAAAAACCCTTACCTGAAGCCAACAACGCTTTATCCACGATCGGCCCGCGGCGGCGGTTGGGACGATGACCCTGATCGCCTGCGTAGCGCGGCTCGCCGTGGTAGCGATCCAGCTTGGAAGCAGCAAGATCCTCAGTTGCCCAAAAGTATTTGGTATCACACCGATGCCCAACAACTCGGCTTTCGCATTATTCGCCCCTTGGAAGTACCTTCCCCCGAGGAAATGTACTTCTACTGGAACAGTGCGAAAGACGTCTACTAACACCCCACTTCCCAATCATCCTTCTCACTTTTCCACACGAACAGGACGGACTATGAGCGAACGATTTGAAGCGAAGAACAATCGCCGCGACTTCATCAAAATGGCGGGTGCCGCTTCGGCGCTGTCGGCGTTTGCCGTGCCGCACGTGCACGCGGAAGAAAAAGAAATCGACACGATCCAAGTCGCTTTGGTCGGCTGCGGTGGTCGTGGTACCGGAGCCGCTGCCGATGCCTTGCGAGTTCCGACCGGACGCACGAAGTTGGTCGCACTCGCCGATGTCTTCCAACATCGTCTGGACGGCAGCTACACCGCCATCAATCGCACGTTCCAGGAAGACAAAGAGAAAGTCGATGTTCCTAAAGAGCGTCAGTTCATTGGCTTCGAAGCGTATAAGCAAGCGATGGATGCCCTCAAGCCTGGTGATATCGTCATTCTCGCGACGCCGCTGGCATTCCGTTGGGTTCACTATCAATACGCGATCGATAAAGGCTTGAACGTCTTTATGGAAAAGCCAGTCATCGCCGACGGCCCTAGCGCCAAGAAGATGATGGCATTGGCAGAACTCGCCGATCAAAAGAACATTAAATCGGCCGTCGGTTTGATGGTTCGTCATTGTCGCGGCCGCCAGGAACTGCACGAACGTATCCAGAACGGCGAAATCGGCGACATCATCTGCATGCGTGCCTATCGGATGCATGGCCCCGTTGCTTCGGCATTCAGCACCACGAAGCCAGAAGACAAGCCGGAAGTGCTGTACCAGATCGAACGCTTCCACAGCTTCCTGTGGGCCAGCGGTGGTTGCTTCAGCGACTTCTATATTCACCAGATCGACGAAACCTCGTGGATGAAGAACTCGTGGCCGGTCAAAGCTTCCGCTCTGGGTGGTCGCCACTATCGGGGTGACTTCGTCGATCAGAACTTCGACACCTACTCGGTTGAGTACACCTACGACGACGGCTCGAAGCTGTTCTTCAATGGTCGCACGATGCTGAACTGCCGCAACGACATGTCCAGCGTCGTGCATGGCAGCAAGGGCTCGGCTATCGTTAGCACCTCAGGCCACACGCCTGGCAAAGTGCGAACGTTCACCGGTCAAAAGCAAAGCCGACGCGAAGTCGCTTGGGCTTATCCGCAGCCGGAACAAAACCCATACCAACTGGAATGGAACGACTTTGTCGACGCGATCGTCAAGGATCAGCCATACAACGAAGTCTATCGTGGCGTGGAAGCCAGCCTGGTGACGAGCATGGGCCGAATGGCAGCTCACACCGGTCAGGAAATCACCTACGAACAAATGCTCAACTGCGAGCAAGAGTTCGCACCGAATGTTGACAAGCTGACCATCGATGGTCCGGCCCCTGTTATGCCCGATGCCAACGGCAAGTACCCAATTCCAAAACCGGGACAAAACCGCGACGTCGAATACCTCGTGTAACGTTCGTCGGCAATCGCAAACCTGCGTCAGCGTTCCGGTCGATTCACGATCGGGACGCTATTTTTATGCGCCGATATTTGCACACTTACAATCAATTCCACTACAGTAAAGGAGGTGGCAATCTGCCATACGCATCAAGGAGAACGTCATGTATCCATTCGGAACAACGCTGCTAGAGCCTGCCGACGATCGTGGATCGAATTGGAAAGATCCCCATCGCCCCCAGCCCAGGCCATGGATGGTTGTGGGAACGATCACCCTTTGCTGGATTCTCGCGCTGCTTGGTCCCTTGAGTATGCTCTTTCCATTGGTCGCCGCACTGGCGATCCTGGTGCTGCTTGGCCAACACCGCTATGTTGCCGCGGGGGCGGTCGCGGTGTTGTCGCCATTAACGTTGGGCTTGGTGATCGGGACGGTAAG is a window of Bremerella sp. TYQ1 DNA encoding:
- a CDS encoding nicotinate phosphoribosyltransferase, producing the protein MLSKLYRPPLALLTDLYQLTMAYGYWKLGRADQHAVFHLFFRKPPFGGGYAIAAGLEQAVEYLESFRFDSSDAEYLAELTGNDDQPLFEPDFLDALTSLKLTVDVDAMPEGTVAFGQEPMLRVRGPIMQCQLLETPLLNMINFQTLIATKASRIRAAAGNDPVLEFGLRRAQGIDGAISASRAAYIGGASATSNVLAGKLYGIPVKGTHAHSWVMSFDTEMEAFEKYAEVMPNNCVFLADTYDTLDGVRQACEVGKRLRQRGHEMVGIRLDSGDLAYLSIEARKILDEAGFPQATIVASNDLNENIMESLKNQGAQIAVWGVGTKLATAYDQPALGGVYKLAAMQRPDGTWEPKVKLSEQAIKTSIPGMLQVRRYRTERGMIGDMVFDENRGVDPRAVIVDSKDTTRRKRLAHEADAVDLLQPILREGKRTAEKESLETIRERALLQIAEVHPTIRRFMNPHEYPVGLDIGLHELRDQMIHEMRGSQLTD
- a CDS encoding SUMF1/EgtB/PvdO family nonheme iron enzyme — encoded protein: MKLSRAASIGLLIASAGFLSAAEVDFVKDVAPILEMNCVSCHSGDEPAGDYLLTTKEDAFESGSGGAILPESPDDSMFYTMTVLPRTDEQLMPPLRSGGPLSKGQTNILKQWIEEGAKWPEDVTLKAKPKVGPKFASPDDFELVKQIHAKITAQAKKEQGEPANYKNVIPVTEVEYEMIAIPGGEFVMGSAENEPFRRSDEGPQTKVAVSPFWMGKCEVTWDEYEPFMITQVDRRKDGSRIDYDTKQHTDVDAVSQPTPPYTEMSFGMGQHGYPAISMTQHAANKYCQWLSAQTGHFYRLPTEAEWEYACRAGTETAYSFGDDVDQLTKYGWFYDNANEKYQKVGLKKANPWGLHDMHGNVMEWCADQYSPEYFEKIQDETKNPYLKPTTLYPRSARGGGWDDDPDRLRSAARRGSDPAWKQQDPQLPKSIWYHTDAQQLGFRIIRPLEVPSPEEMYFYWNSAKDVY
- a CDS encoding Gfo/Idh/MocA family protein; amino-acid sequence: MSERFEAKNNRRDFIKMAGAASALSAFAVPHVHAEEKEIDTIQVALVGCGGRGTGAAADALRVPTGRTKLVALADVFQHRLDGSYTAINRTFQEDKEKVDVPKERQFIGFEAYKQAMDALKPGDIVILATPLAFRWVHYQYAIDKGLNVFMEKPVIADGPSAKKMMALAELADQKNIKSAVGLMVRHCRGRQELHERIQNGEIGDIICMRAYRMHGPVASAFSTTKPEDKPEVLYQIERFHSFLWASGGCFSDFYIHQIDETSWMKNSWPVKASALGGRHYRGDFVDQNFDTYSVEYTYDDGSKLFFNGRTMLNCRNDMSSVVHGSKGSAIVSTSGHTPGKVRTFTGQKQSRREVAWAYPQPEQNPYQLEWNDFVDAIVKDQPYNEVYRGVEASLVTSMGRMAAHTGQEITYEQMLNCEQEFAPNVDKLTIDGPAPVMPDANGKYPIPKPGQNRDVEYLV
- a CDS encoding FAD-binding and (Fe-S)-binding domain-containing protein codes for the protein MRRLYATDASAYQQMPLAVAIPETKEDIRQLILFANEHEVGLIPRTAGTSLAGQVVGSGIVVDVSRHFTQILEIDAEQRTVWVEPGVIRNELNLAVKPHGMLFGPETSTQNRAMIGGMVGNNSCGSNSIKYGSTREHLLEIEGFLADGSEVTFGELTAEQFAAKCDGPDTLETAIYRQIREMLSDADNRAEIEREFPKSSIPRRNTGYAIDLLMDAEVFGGGSEKKFNFCKLVAGSEGTLFFATKIKLNCLPLPPPVSGLLCAHFKTVDASLRATQIAVQHDCYACELIDHFILECTERSIEHRANRFFVQGKPGAIIVVDIRGETEQEVQAVCDQITAEMQAEGLGYAYPVLFGEDTERIWDLRKAGLGLLGNMPGDAKPAPVVEDTCVDVDDLPEYIAEFNRRLKERFGLECVHYAHAGSGEIHLRPVINMKTPEGNQQFRDVAQTIADLVKEYRGSLSGEHGDGRLRGEFLRQMIGEKNYELVCRVKKAWDPKGIFNPNKIVDTPPMNSSLRYTPGQKPRQPETLFDFSSNFGILGAAEMCNGSGDCRKTHLAGGTMCPSYMATRNEKHTTRARANTLRQVITESDEANPFISEDLYEVMDLCLSCKGCKKECPSTVDMAKLKAESQQHYYDAHGVPRHAKLIADFVSKQKLAAKLPWLWNFLFGTPAIRKVMNRLTGFHPERTIPLLPKQTLAAWHAKHKPHPNAGSVGRVLFFNDEFTNFHDPHIGIAAIQLLEQLGYEVTLPQLEESGRTWLSKGLLREAKTRIDANLRVLKDAMRDGIRMVGVEPSTILTFRDETLELADRSLRPVAHEIASRCLMLEEFLVEEKQAGRVRSDTFTDEAKTVYLHGHCFQKALAGQSASIAALGLPANYTVKTIPSGCCGMAGSFGYETEHYDVSMKIGELILFPRVRDLPDEVLIAAPGTSCRHQIHDGTARKALHPAEILWQSVRKEVENRA